In Oleiharenicola lentus, the following are encoded in one genomic region:
- a CDS encoding TonB-dependent receptor, which yields MNHPTVSRSFATAVPSRQDSSCRLSSRPSRLLLCVLAAALVPASALAAVISGTVNNKNTQKYLDRAVVEVVGTGLKTLTTPDGRFSLSGVPAGTHTVTATYTGLDPKSQTITVTEEQAAAVSFELTSDIYELDALVVTSTIEGTAAAINQQRRSESALSVSTMDAFVDQSTGNPGEFLRNISGIQMDYSQNEPNRIRIRGQDPVLTSVTMDGNEIASAASSGTTRNLEVDQLSMAAIESVEVFKAPIPSMSANAIGGAVNFVTKSAFDQKGRRASLQLGVLTDSHDFFGRYIGPGHNDSGRKVSAYPIGRLTYSNSFFNNRLGVVASVGRDESFMLGSSTTHTFNVYNAPAGTGEITPANATIFRNQLLINPNRQLRTRSDYSLNLDFRLNDEITLFLKNTFTRYHSTNRNHSFNLTPTNSLTAYTPDSTLEKYTTTNGRADQGVSVFSKYTDSWQINPGLKFKSGLWQAELVGGLSKSINHYRNDDNFGSLSIFTATGNGWTVTTPRDNETPTAFVQNSGPSVYDLYNYFPNQANLASTNGEHRANHGGMVTSNIRNSSEVRWSGRLDVQRDFQLSFPFYLKAGLAYNETIRDRYNTPKRWYWVGDDGVAGTADDLTTAAQLGRFAERVPVTQGLPDFHIREANYFSTTELFQYWQKNPKVLVENKAYALDQWFQNRRKVNEKITGYYLMGSGNPIPKLNVLAGLRIEETDVAATGIRTLPTSGATSVLPVGVDANSVAGINAKYRFITSTSKYRSDPFPYLHLRYEVLPNLQARASYTEAIGRPDFAQILPSLTQNDTPTSGFAGTITSTRAGLLPQRSQNFDFSLEYYTKTAGEWTFAWFRRDIDDYIASATVPMTSELLAELGLGSEFANYQLATSDNLGNANWDGYELSVRQRLSDWEFMPGFLRGFEIWANHTRIYSMEGTFTGGTTGATITHLANVVDSQFNAGVSYRSPRGRLYVHLKTNFQAGRPTANILATGPSNRANPRLEDYQFWDGELTYALKPNLRLTVTARNLLAERQKNTEYGLVRARQQDTGISWIFGAKYDL from the coding sequence ATGAACCACCCCACCGTAAGCCGGTCGTTCGCGACCGCCGTTCCGTCGCGTCAGGATTCCTCCTGCCGCCTGTCCTCCCGCCCGAGCCGTCTCCTGCTGTGCGTGCTCGCCGCCGCGCTGGTCCCGGCCTCCGCCCTCGCCGCCGTCATCAGCGGCACCGTGAACAACAAGAACACCCAGAAGTACCTCGATCGCGCCGTGGTCGAGGTGGTCGGCACCGGCCTCAAGACCCTCACCACGCCCGACGGCCGTTTCTCGCTCAGTGGCGTGCCCGCCGGCACCCACACGGTGACCGCCACCTACACCGGCCTGGACCCGAAATCGCAGACGATCACCGTCACCGAGGAGCAGGCCGCGGCCGTCAGCTTCGAGCTCACGTCGGACATCTATGAGCTGGATGCGCTCGTGGTCACCTCGACGATCGAAGGCACCGCCGCCGCCATCAACCAGCAGCGCCGCTCCGAGTCCGCCCTCAGCGTCTCGACGATGGACGCCTTCGTGGACCAGTCCACCGGCAACCCCGGTGAGTTCCTGCGCAACATCTCCGGCATCCAGATGGACTACTCGCAGAACGAGCCGAACCGCATCCGCATCCGCGGGCAGGATCCCGTGCTCACCTCCGTGACGATGGACGGCAACGAGATCGCCTCGGCCGCCTCCTCCGGCACCACCCGCAACCTCGAGGTGGACCAGCTCTCCATGGCCGCCATTGAGAGCGTCGAGGTCTTCAAGGCCCCGATTCCCTCCATGTCCGCCAACGCCATCGGCGGCGCCGTGAATTTCGTCACGAAGAGCGCCTTCGACCAGAAGGGCCGCCGCGCCAGCCTGCAGCTGGGCGTGCTGACGGACTCGCACGACTTTTTCGGCCGTTACATCGGCCCCGGCCACAACGACTCGGGCCGGAAAGTGTCCGCCTACCCGATCGGCCGCCTGACCTACTCGAATTCCTTCTTCAACAACCGCCTCGGCGTCGTCGCCTCGGTCGGTCGCGATGAGTCGTTCATGCTCGGCTCCAGCACGACCCACACGTTCAACGTCTATAATGCACCCGCCGGCACGGGAGAAATCACCCCGGCCAACGCGACGATCTTCCGGAATCAGCTCCTCATCAACCCGAACCGCCAGCTGCGCACGCGCTCGGATTATTCGCTGAACCTCGACTTCCGCCTCAACGACGAGATCACGCTTTTCCTGAAGAACACCTTCACCCGCTACCACAGCACGAACCGCAACCACAGCTTCAACCTCACGCCGACCAACAGCCTCACCGCCTACACGCCCGACTCCACCCTGGAAAAATACACGACCACCAACGGGCGCGCCGACCAGGGCGTCAGCGTGTTCAGCAAATACACCGACTCCTGGCAGATCAACCCGGGCCTGAAGTTCAAGTCCGGCCTCTGGCAGGCGGAGCTTGTCGGCGGTCTCTCGAAGTCCATCAACCACTACCGCAACGACGACAACTTCGGCTCGCTCAGTATCTTCACCGCCACCGGCAACGGCTGGACCGTGACCACGCCGCGCGACAACGAGACGCCGACCGCCTTCGTGCAGAACAGCGGCCCGAGCGTCTATGACCTCTACAACTACTTCCCGAACCAGGCCAATCTCGCCTCCACCAACGGCGAGCACCGCGCCAACCACGGCGGCATGGTCACGAGCAACATTCGCAATTCCTCCGAGGTGCGCTGGTCCGGCCGCCTCGACGTGCAGCGCGACTTCCAGCTCAGCTTCCCCTTCTACCTGAAGGCCGGCCTCGCCTACAACGAGACCATCCGCGACCGCTACAACACGCCGAAGCGCTGGTATTGGGTCGGTGACGACGGCGTCGCCGGCACGGCGGACGATCTGACCACCGCCGCCCAGCTCGGCCGCTTCGCCGAGCGCGTGCCGGTCACCCAGGGCCTGCCGGACTTCCACATCCGCGAGGCGAATTACTTCAGCACGACCGAGCTCTTCCAATACTGGCAGAAGAACCCGAAGGTCCTCGTCGAGAACAAGGCCTACGCCCTAGACCAGTGGTTCCAGAACCGTCGCAAGGTGAACGAAAAGATCACCGGCTACTACCTGATGGGCAGCGGCAACCCGATCCCGAAGCTCAACGTGCTCGCCGGCCTCCGCATCGAGGAAACCGACGTCGCCGCCACCGGCATTCGCACCCTGCCCACCTCCGGCGCCACCAGCGTCCTCCCGGTCGGCGTGGACGCCAACTCCGTCGCCGGCATCAACGCCAAGTATCGCTTCATCACGAGCACCTCGAAATACCGCTCGGATCCGTTCCCCTACCTGCACCTGCGCTATGAGGTGCTGCCGAACCTCCAGGCCCGCGCCAGCTACACCGAGGCCATCGGCCGTCCCGACTTCGCGCAGATCCTCCCCTCGCTGACCCAGAACGATACGCCGACCAGCGGCTTCGCGGGCACCATCACCTCGACCCGCGCCGGCCTGCTGCCCCAGCGCTCGCAGAACTTTGACTTCAGTCTGGAGTATTACACCAAGACCGCGGGCGAGTGGACCTTCGCGTGGTTCCGCCGCGACATCGACGACTACATCGCCAGCGCCACCGTCCCGATGACCTCCGAGCTGCTCGCCGAGCTGGGCCTGGGCAGCGAGTTCGCCAACTACCAGCTGGCCACCAGCGACAACCTGGGCAACGCCAACTGGGACGGCTACGAGCTGAGCGTCCGTCAGCGCCTGAGCGACTGGGAGTTCATGCCGGGCTTCCTCCGCGGCTTCGAGATCTGGGCCAACCACACCCGCATCTACAGCATGGAAGGCACCTTCACCGGCGGCACCACCGGCGCGACCATCACCCACCTCGCCAACGTCGTGGACTCGCAGTTCAACGCCGGCGTCAGCTACCGCTCGCCGCGCGGCCGGCTCTACGTCCACCTGAAGACCAACTTCCAGGCCGGCCGCCCGACCGCCAACATCCTCGCCACCGGCCCGTCCAACCGCGCCAACCCGCGCCTGGAGGACTACCAGTTCTGGGATGGCGAGCTGACCTACGCCCTGAAGCCGAACCTCCGCCTCACGGTCACCGCGCGCAATCTGCTCGCCGAACGCCAGAAGAACACGGAATACGGCCTCGTCCGCGCCCGCCAGCAGGACACCGGCATCTCGTGGATCTTCGGAGCGAAATACGACCTCTGA
- a CDS encoding helix-turn-helix domain-containing protein, giving the protein MHQFDPARPDFTPYGFTCVRWSPSPMRRPDHHNEIELNLLYAGWVTYLLGGQKVRFEIGKLGLFWAAIPHQIIDYAPETEYFVATIPLSWFLQCELPERLTQPLMRGEVIMEPDSRRGTSDQGLFAQWETDLAGGRADTKDIVMLELEARLRRLAGSIPSSAIQKRRRQRLSVQSGGLNKVEQMACFVAQRYTDPLTVTEISQAVSLHPNYAMNLFKKTFGTTLIDYLTHHRISHAQRLLATTDQKVLEIAFASGFSSLSRFNEAFRRACGCTPREYRVEHETSETDRDRPDARED; this is encoded by the coding sequence ATGCACCAGTTCGATCCCGCCCGCCCCGACTTCACGCCCTACGGTTTCACCTGCGTGCGCTGGAGCCCTTCGCCCATGCGGCGGCCGGATCACCACAACGAGATCGAGCTCAACCTGCTCTACGCCGGCTGGGTCACCTACCTGCTCGGCGGCCAGAAGGTGCGCTTCGAGATCGGCAAGCTCGGGCTGTTCTGGGCGGCGATTCCGCACCAGATCATCGATTACGCCCCGGAGACGGAATACTTCGTCGCGACGATTCCGCTCTCCTGGTTCCTGCAGTGCGAGCTGCCGGAACGCCTCACGCAGCCGCTCATGCGCGGCGAGGTCATCATGGAACCCGACAGCCGCCGGGGCACCTCCGATCAGGGCCTGTTCGCCCAGTGGGAAACCGACCTCGCCGGCGGCCGCGCCGACACCAAGGACATCGTGATGCTCGAACTGGAGGCCCGCCTGCGGCGCCTCGCGGGCAGCATCCCCTCCTCCGCGATCCAAAAACGCCGCCGCCAGCGCCTCTCCGTGCAAAGCGGCGGGCTCAACAAGGTCGAGCAGATGGCCTGCTTCGTCGCCCAACGCTACACCGATCCGCTCACTGTCACCGAGATCAGCCAGGCCGTGAGCCTGCATCCGAACTACGCGATGAACCTGTTCAAGAAAACCTTCGGCACGACGCTCATCGACTACCTCACGCACCACCGCATCTCGCACGCCCAGCGCCTGCTCGCGACCACCGACCAGAAAGTCCTCGAGATCGCCTTCGCCTCGGGCTTCAGCTCGCTGAGCCGCTTCAACGAGGCTTTCCGCCGCGCCTGCGGCTGCACCCCGCGCGAATACCGCGTCGAGCACGAGACCTCCGAGACCGACCGCGACCGCCCCGACGCCCGGGAGGATTGA
- a CDS encoding glycoside hydrolase family 95 protein: MKLLPRLAILASLCLSVSFAAGRVIRLDEPATHFTQSSPLGNGRLGAMLFGGVTEERIVLNESGMWSGSPQEADRADAAEALPEIRRLLLEGKNAEAEKLVNERFTCAGRGSGRGRGATIPYGSYQLLGDLKLKFVHAAAAEPFTDYRRELDLGEAVARLSYVQGGVRFTREGFVSAPDEVFVLRLTADKPKALSFDLTLGRSERATTKAEDGGILAGKIPSSLLMEGSLDDGRGGEGVRFLANVWVPPTDGRVRAAGATLQVREATEVVIYVSGVTDIGNRSFAGRKTGFLPAVAMDDVARAASMGFSAVRASHVTDYRQWFDRVSLQLGPVNPAAEALSAPARLLAFEAGQPDPGLAALYFDFGRYLLISSSRPGGLPANLQGIWADGINTPWNGDWHLNINVQMNYWLAEVAGLPELHRPLFALIGSLVEPGAKTARAYYGADGWVAHVITNPWGFTSPGESAQWGSTSSGSAWLCTHLWEHWLFTRDREFLKTAYPILKGSAEFYLDMLIAEPKHGWLVTAPSNSPENSFQLADGTKAHICLGATMDQQLVRELFIATATAARELGVDTELAGELDAKRAQLAPTRIGSDGRVMEWLEEYAEPEPHHRHVSHLWGLYPGHEFTAWSDPALAAAARKTLEGRGDEGTGWGTAFKLGMWARLGDGARSHDLLKQHLRPAKPTEKVGQWTGGLYANLFGAHPPFQIDGNLGGPAVIAELIVQSRSEGPGSGRAAAQREPSPPKTAGAETGPPAAGSAIPPYTEIRLLPALPPQWSEGAARGLRARGGYSVDVAWRDGKLVSAVVRATQSGKVTVRCGEQSWALDLKAGDEWVQRW, from the coding sequence ATGAAGCTTCTCCCCCGACTCGCGATTCTCGCCTCGCTTTGCCTCTCCGTTTCCTTCGCCGCCGGGCGCGTCATCCGGCTCGACGAGCCGGCGACGCATTTCACGCAGTCGAGTCCGCTGGGCAACGGCCGGCTCGGGGCCATGCTCTTCGGCGGCGTGACGGAGGAGCGGATCGTGCTCAACGAGAGCGGCATGTGGTCGGGTTCGCCGCAGGAGGCGGATCGGGCCGACGCGGCCGAGGCCCTGCCGGAGATCCGCCGGCTGCTGCTGGAGGGCAAGAACGCGGAGGCGGAGAAGCTCGTGAACGAGCGTTTCACCTGCGCCGGCCGCGGTTCGGGGCGCGGGCGCGGGGCGACGATTCCCTACGGCAGCTACCAGCTGCTCGGCGACCTGAAGCTGAAGTTTGTCCATGCCGCGGCCGCGGAACCGTTCACGGACTACCGGCGCGAACTCGACCTCGGCGAGGCCGTGGCCCGGCTCAGCTACGTGCAGGGCGGCGTGCGCTTCACGCGCGAGGGGTTCGTCAGTGCGCCGGACGAGGTGTTCGTGCTGCGGCTCACGGCGGACAAGCCCAAGGCGTTGTCGTTCGATCTCACCCTCGGTCGTTCGGAGCGGGCGACCACGAAGGCTGAAGACGGTGGAATCCTGGCTGGCAAGATACCCAGCTCCCTGCTGATGGAGGGATCACTGGATGATGGACGCGGGGGCGAGGGGGTGCGGTTTCTGGCGAATGTCTGGGTGCCTCCGACTGACGGCAGGGTGCGCGCTGCGGGAGCGACTCTGCAAGTGCGCGAGGCCACCGAGGTTGTGATTTATGTGTCGGGTGTGACCGATATCGGCAATCGCAGCTTTGCCGGACGGAAGACCGGATTTCTGCCGGCGGTCGCAATGGACGATGTCGCGAGGGCGGCTTCGATGGGATTTTCCGCCGTTCGCGCGTCGCACGTCACCGACTACCGCCAGTGGTTCGACCGCGTGTCGCTGCAGCTCGGGCCGGTGAATCCCGCGGCCGAGGCGTTGAGCGCGCCGGCGCGGTTGCTGGCGTTCGAAGCGGGGCAGCCGGACCCGGGGCTGGCCGCGCTGTATTTTGATTTCGGGCGTTACCTGCTGATCTCGTCGTCGCGGCCGGGCGGGTTGCCGGCGAATTTGCAGGGCATCTGGGCCGACGGCATCAACACGCCGTGGAACGGCGACTGGCACCTCAACATCAACGTCCAGATGAACTACTGGCTCGCCGAGGTGGCGGGTCTGCCGGAGCTGCATCGTCCGTTGTTCGCCCTGATCGGCTCGCTGGTGGAGCCGGGCGCGAAGACCGCGCGCGCCTACTACGGCGCCGACGGCTGGGTGGCGCATGTCATCACCAATCCCTGGGGCTTCACCTCGCCCGGCGAGTCGGCGCAATGGGGCTCGACCAGCTCGGGTTCGGCCTGGCTCTGCACGCACCTGTGGGAACACTGGCTGTTCACCCGCGACCGGGAGTTCCTGAAAACTGCCTATCCGATCCTCAAAGGTTCGGCCGAGTTCTACCTCGACATGCTGATCGCCGAGCCGAAGCACGGCTGGCTGGTGACCGCGCCGTCGAACTCTCCGGAAAATTCCTTCCAGCTGGCCGACGGCACCAAGGCCCACATCTGCCTCGGGGCGACGATGGACCAGCAGCTCGTCCGCGAGCTGTTCATCGCCACCGCGACCGCAGCGCGCGAGCTCGGCGTGGATACGGAGCTGGCGGGCGAACTCGATGCCAAGCGCGCGCAGCTGGCGCCGACGCGCATCGGAAGCGACGGCCGCGTGATGGAATGGCTGGAGGAATACGCCGAGCCCGAGCCGCATCACCGTCACGTCTCGCACCTCTGGGGACTTTATCCCGGCCATGAATTCACCGCGTGGTCCGATCCCGCGCTGGCGGCGGCGGCGCGCAAGACCCTTGAGGGGCGCGGCGACGAGGGCACCGGTTGGGGCACGGCCTTCAAGCTCGGCATGTGGGCCCGCCTCGGGGACGGCGCGCGCTCGCACGACCTGCTGAAGCAGCACCTGCGTCCGGCGAAGCCGACCGAGAAGGTCGGCCAGTGGACCGGCGGGCTTTACGCGAATCTCTTTGGCGCGCACCCGCCGTTCCAGATTGATGGCAACCTCGGCGGCCCCGCGGTGATTGCGGAGCTGATCGTCCAGAGCCGCAGTGAAGGGCCCGGCTCCGGCCGGGCCGCGGCTCAGCGGGAGCCGAGCCCTCCAAAGACGGCCGGTGCGGAGACCGGCCCTCCAGCGGCGGGATCAGCGATCCCGCCCTACACGGAGATCCGGCTGCTGCCGGCGTTGCCGCCGCAGTGGAGCGAGGGCGCGGCGCGCGGACTGCGTGCGCGGGGCGGCTACAGCGTGGATGTTGCCTGGCGCGACGGGAAACTGGTGAGCGCCGTCGTGCGCGCCACACAGAGCGGCAAGGTGACGGTGCGCTGCGGCGAGCAGTCGTGGGCGCTCGACCTGAAGGCCGGCGACGAGTGGGTGCAGCGGTGGTGA
- a CDS encoding sialate O-acetylesterase has product MRPRLLCLFLLLAALLRADLACPPIFGDHMVLQRDLPVAVWGTAEPAATVTVRFADQEKATTTDASGRWLVRLDALPASADPRDLTISALNRESKIENLKFEDVLVGEVWFLSGQSNMEKQLGPRRGQQPTDGYEEELTRADCPPLRLFQGLHALKPKEGDILLEWRRCSAEALTRMEFSAAGYYFGRELVRELGVPVGLIHSSFGGTRIEAWMPPAAFASDPALRGLEKVPYDSWVKGVQATELWTERVTPYVPFTLRGFLWYQGEANVMNAEHLEYAVKMRALIASWRAAWGRPDAPFYFAQLAPFTYSRIKVWPKQLTPDSLPAVWEAQAAALDVPHTGLIPTTDLVGNVKDIHPTNKHDVGRRFARLALAETYGRKENAVQAPRFQTLRRPWFSQKLELTFTPAVGLRSRDGQPLTLFQIAGADRKFHPAEAVLKGGKVVVSSPAVPKPVAVRFAWDETANPNLVNPAGLPALPFRTDDWPLTLEVPKEAK; this is encoded by the coding sequence ATGCGCCCCCGTCTCCTTTGTCTGTTTCTGCTGCTTGCCGCCCTGCTCCGCGCCGACCTCGCCTGCCCGCCGATCTTTGGCGACCACATGGTGCTCCAGCGCGACCTGCCCGTCGCCGTGTGGGGCACGGCCGAACCGGCCGCCACGGTGACCGTGCGCTTCGCCGATCAGGAGAAAGCCACCACGACCGACGCCAGCGGCCGCTGGCTCGTCCGCCTCGACGCCCTCCCCGCCTCCGCCGACCCGCGCGACCTCACCATCTCGGCCCTCAATCGAGAATCCAAAATCGAAAATCTAAAATTCGAGGACGTTCTCGTCGGCGAGGTCTGGTTTCTCTCCGGCCAGTCCAACATGGAAAAGCAGCTCGGCCCGCGCCGCGGCCAGCAGCCCACCGACGGCTATGAGGAGGAACTCACCCGCGCCGACTGCCCGCCGCTGCGCCTGTTCCAAGGGCTGCATGCCCTCAAGCCCAAGGAAGGCGACATCCTCCTGGAGTGGCGCCGTTGCTCGGCAGAGGCGTTGACCCGCATGGAATTCTCGGCGGCCGGCTATTACTTCGGCCGGGAACTTGTCCGGGAACTCGGCGTGCCGGTCGGCCTGATTCACTCCAGCTTCGGCGGCACCCGGATCGAGGCCTGGATGCCGCCGGCGGCCTTCGCCTCCGACCCGGCTCTGCGCGGCCTGGAAAAGGTCCCGTACGATTCCTGGGTCAAGGGGGTGCAGGCCACCGAGCTGTGGACGGAGCGCGTGACCCCCTATGTGCCGTTCACCCTCCGGGGCTTCCTGTGGTATCAGGGCGAGGCCAACGTGATGAACGCCGAGCACCTCGAATACGCCGTGAAAATGCGTGCGCTCATCGCCAGCTGGCGCGCGGCCTGGGGCCGGCCCGACGCGCCGTTCTACTTCGCCCAGCTCGCGCCCTTCACCTACTCGCGGATCAAGGTCTGGCCCAAGCAGCTGACCCCCGACTCCCTGCCCGCCGTCTGGGAAGCGCAGGCCGCCGCGCTCGATGTGCCGCACACGGGCCTCATCCCCACGACCGACCTGGTCGGCAACGTGAAGGACATCCACCCGACCAACAAACACGACGTCGGCCGGCGCTTCGCCCGGCTCGCGCTGGCGGAGACCTACGGACGCAAGGAAAACGCCGTGCAGGCTCCTCGATTCCAGACGCTGCGCCGCCCGTGGTTCAGCCAGAAGCTCGAACTCACGTTCACGCCGGCCGTCGGTCTCCGCAGCCGCGACGGCCAGCCGCTCACCCTTTTCCAAATCGCCGGCGCCGACCGGAAGTTTCATCCGGCCGAGGCCGTGCTCAAGGGCGGCAAGGTCGTCGTGAGCAGCCCGGCGGTGCCGAAGCCCGTCGCCGTGCGCTTCGCGTGGGACGAAACCGCGAACCCCAATCTCGTGAACCCCGCCGGCCTGCCCGCGCTGCCCTTCCGCACCGACGACTGGCCACTGACGCTCGAGGTGCCGAAGGAAGCGAAGTAG
- a CDS encoding right-handed parallel beta-helix repeat-containing protein: MKRLLSLFVLLVAAVDALVAAEFWVAPGGSDTNPGTREQPLATATKALRLGREMRRLKNPAAENGVRVILRDGYYLLHEPLFIRPEDSGTPLAPTVLAAAPGEKPVLGGGVAVNGWTNKLEAPPQLPAVARGHVWVAPIPRHNGRRLEFRQLWVEGTKAVRARTPGEGDMARLVAWDRPKREAWIPAALPVPARLDGVELVLLQMWEVAVLRLKSHDRVGDQARVTFHEPESRVEFEHPWPQPVMSAERGNAPFFLTNALEFLDEPGEWFADAEAGLVYYWPRAGEDLMKARVIVPALETVLRIEGTADRPVQHFSVEGLGFAHTTWLRPSHAGHVPLQAGFYLLDAYGLNPKGTPEWRSLDNQGWIGRPPAAVTVTGAQHLAFTRCRFEGTAASGLDLGLAVSDTAVTGCLFRDIGINGLVAGFFGEGGFETHLPWNPADERLIGTRLRFTNNRLADCANEDWGGVALIAGFVRDSVIEHNEITDTSYTGISLGWGWTRSPNAMRNNLVRANRIVRYATRLTDTAAIYTLSSQPGTVVSENVADEVKISPWVHDPEHWFYYYADEGTAFTVWRDNWCPAERFLRNANGEGNVWENNGPMVSEKIKAAAGLQPEFRAGQD; this comes from the coding sequence ATGAAACGCCTGCTCTCCCTTTTCGTTCTTCTCGTGGCCGCGGTGGATGCGTTGGTCGCGGCCGAATTCTGGGTCGCCCCCGGCGGCAGCGACACCAACCCCGGTACGCGCGAGCAGCCGCTGGCCACCGCCACGAAGGCCCTGCGCCTCGGCCGCGAAATGCGCCGGCTCAAGAACCCGGCCGCGGAGAACGGCGTGCGCGTCATCCTGCGCGACGGTTACTACCTGCTGCACGAACCGCTCTTCATCCGTCCCGAGGACAGCGGCACGCCGCTGGCGCCGACGGTGCTGGCGGCCGCGCCCGGCGAGAAACCGGTGCTCGGCGGCGGAGTGGCGGTGAACGGCTGGACGAACAAGCTCGAGGCGCCGCCGCAGCTCCCGGCGGTCGCCCGCGGCCACGTGTGGGTGGCGCCGATCCCGCGCCACAACGGCCGGCGCCTGGAATTTCGTCAGCTCTGGGTCGAGGGCACCAAGGCTGTGCGCGCCCGCACGCCCGGCGAGGGCGACATGGCGCGGCTCGTGGCGTGGGACCGGCCGAAACGCGAGGCGTGGATCCCCGCCGCCCTGCCCGTGCCGGCGCGGCTCGACGGGGTGGAGCTGGTGCTGCTCCAGATGTGGGAAGTCGCCGTGTTGCGCCTGAAGTCGCATGACCGCGTCGGCGACCAGGCGCGCGTGACCTTCCACGAACCGGAGAGCCGGGTGGAGTTCGAGCATCCCTGGCCGCAGCCCGTGATGTCGGCCGAACGCGGCAACGCGCCGTTTTTCCTGACCAACGCCCTGGAATTTCTCGACGAACCCGGCGAGTGGTTTGCTGACGCCGAGGCCGGCTTGGTTTACTACTGGCCGCGCGCGGGCGAGGACTTGATGAAGGCGCGGGTGATCGTGCCGGCGCTCGAGACCGTGTTGCGCATCGAGGGCACGGCCGACCGGCCGGTGCAGCATTTCTCCGTCGAGGGCCTCGGTTTCGCGCACACGACCTGGCTGCGTCCTTCGCACGCCGGTCACGTTCCGTTGCAGGCGGGTTTCTACCTGCTCGATGCCTACGGCCTGAACCCCAAGGGCACGCCCGAGTGGCGCAGCCTCGACAACCAGGGCTGGATCGGGCGCCCGCCTGCGGCCGTTACGGTCACCGGCGCGCAACACCTCGCGTTCACGCGCTGCCGCTTCGAGGGCACCGCGGCCAGCGGGCTCGACCTCGGGCTCGCGGTCTCGGACACGGCCGTCACGGGCTGCCTGTTTCGCGACATCGGCATCAACGGTCTCGTGGCGGGCTTCTTCGGCGAGGGCGGCTTCGAGACGCACCTCCCGTGGAACCCGGCCGATGAACGGCTCATCGGCACGCGCCTGCGTTTCACCAACAACCGGCTCGCCGACTGCGCCAACGAGGACTGGGGCGGCGTGGCGCTGATCGCGGGCTTCGTGCGCGACTCCGTGATCGAGCACAACGAGATCACCGACACCTCCTACACCGGCATCAGCCTCGGCTGGGGCTGGACGCGCTCGCCCAATGCCATGCGCAACAACCTCGTCCGCGCCAACCGCATCGTCCGCTACGCCACGCGCCTCACCGACACCGCTGCCATCTACACGCTGTCGTCGCAACCCGGCACGGTCGTCAGCGAGAATGTCGCCGACGAGGTGAAGATCAGCCCGTGGGTGCATGACCCGGAGCATTGGTTCTACTACTACGCCGACGAGGGCACGGCGTTCACCGTCTGGCGCGACAACTGGTGCCCGGCCGAGCGTTTCCTCCGCAACGCCAACGGCGAGGGCAACGTCTGGGAAAACAACGGTCCGATGGTGAGCGAGAAGATCAAAGCCGCTGCGGGGCTGCAGCCGGAGTTCCGGGCCGGGCAGGATTGA
- a CDS encoding helix-turn-helix domain-containing protein, giving the protein MAKFETERAQFTTYGLSCVRWNPSPMPGPDHHNEIQLNLLRRGRVTYMIGGVKTKVPVGQFLAFWAAMPHQIIDYEEDTDYFVATLPLAWFLQCQLPDAVVQPLMRGEVVTEPSTERSVMDAALFAQWEQDLKKNHRVLREIVTREMETRLRRLGLALEADQTGPALRPPAKVQMGGLNKVEQIVCYIARSYLEPITVDDIGKAVGMHPNSAMRLFKKVFGTTLIDHITHHRVFHAKRLLATTDQKIVDVAYSSGFSSISRFNEAFRRASGCTPRTYRTEHAGGD; this is encoded by the coding sequence ATGGCCAAGTTCGAGACGGAACGCGCCCAGTTTACCACTTACGGACTCTCCTGCGTCCGGTGGAATCCGTCGCCCATGCCGGGTCCGGACCACCACAACGAGATCCAGCTGAACCTCCTGCGCCGGGGCCGGGTGACCTACATGATCGGGGGCGTAAAAACCAAGGTGCCGGTCGGGCAGTTTCTGGCCTTTTGGGCGGCCATGCCCCACCAGATCATCGATTACGAGGAGGACACCGACTATTTCGTGGCGACCCTGCCGCTGGCCTGGTTCCTCCAGTGCCAGCTGCCCGACGCCGTGGTCCAGCCGCTGATGCGCGGCGAGGTCGTGACCGAGCCCTCCACCGAACGCAGCGTGATGGACGCCGCCCTCTTCGCCCAGTGGGAGCAGGACCTGAAGAAAAACCACCGCGTGCTGCGCGAGATCGTGACCCGCGAGATGGAGACCCGCCTGCGCCGTCTCGGGCTCGCGCTCGAGGCCGACCAGACCGGCCCGGCGCTGCGCCCGCCGGCCAAGGTGCAGATGGGCGGCCTCAACAAGGTCGAGCAGATCGTCTGCTACATCGCCCGCAGCTACCTCGAGCCGATCACGGTGGACGACATTGGCAAGGCCGTCGGCATGCATCCGAACTCGGCGATGCGGCTGTTCAAAAAGGTTTTCGGCACGACGCTGATCGACCACATCACGCACCACCGGGTTTTCCACGCCAAGCGCCTCCTCGCCACCACCGACCAGAAGATCGTGGACGTGGCCTACAGCTCGGGCTTCAGCTCGATCAGCCGCTTCAACGAGGCCTTCCGCCGCGCCAGCGGCTGCACCCCGCGCACCTACCGCACGGAGCACGCCGGCGGGGATTGA